A segment of the Vicinamibacterales bacterium genome:
CCGAGACCACCTGGATGGCGGCGATCGGCGCACCCGTGGCCCCGCTCGGCGTCCGCGAGGCCCTCACCGTCACGACCTCACAATTCGCCGCAACCATCGCCGCCGCCGTGGGCGAAGACTTCCGCTCCGCCGTCCCGGCAGCGGCCCCGGCCGTGCCCGAGATCATCAGGTGAGGTCAAACCGCGAGGCGAATGGCGTGCAGCCGGCAGAACAGCTCCTCGTCGAACGTCCCGTCGAGTACTCGCCGGAGCAGCGCCTCGGAGGTAGACGCCATGACCCGCTGCCGCAGCCGCTCGCTGCGCGGCTGCGCCTCAGAGGTCTCGAGCACCTGGCGTAGCCGGATCTGTGCGGACAGGCCCAGCTTCCCGACCTCGTAGAGGAAGACGGTGCCGGCCTGGGTCAACCGCGGACGTGGCTGGGACGGCGTACCGGATCGGTGCCCGGCGCGCAGCAGGTCGAACAACTGCCGCTCGATCACGGCCTCGGTGCTCCCGCAGTCCACCGCCACGAACGCCCCCCAGCGCCAGCCGCTCAGATTGTGGATGCGCAGCGCGACGGCGCTGGCCTGCGCAGGCGCCCCGGTCAGCAGCACACAGCGATCGCTCCGCGCCGCGTCGATCACCGCCTGGTCGGGCTGTGGGTCCGCCGTCGCGCCAAAAGGAGGGTGCGGAAAGGATCTGATGTCGGCGCAGCGCATCTGGGCAAGGGTCATGGGCTCCTCCATTACGAACGTTGCGCGAACATACGGCGGGCATGCGGCGAAAGCCATGCGCGGACGCCGAGCAAGCGCCCAGCCCGGCGTGAGGGCTTAACCTCCTTCGTTTCAATGGGTAGCGGCCCCGTATGGGCGCCGCCTGAGGCCGTGATACCGTGTGGAGGACCGCCGGCGGCCACACGAGATGCCCTCGCTTCGTCAGGAAACCTACCGCTTCGGACAATTCGAGCTGGATCTTTCCGCCGGGGAGTTACGCCGGAACGCCGCCCGCGTGCGGGTTCAGCCGCAGCCGTTCAAGCTGCTGGCGCTGCTGGTCCGGCGCGCCGGGGCGCTCGTCGGGCGGGAGGAAATCCGATCGGAGCTCTGGCCCGACGGCACCTTCGTCGACTTCGATCAGTCCGTCAATTTCGCCGTCCGGCAGATCCGCGACGTGTTGGGGGATTCGGCCGAACGCCCGCTCTATATCGAGACCGTGCCCCGGCGCGGCTACCGTTTCATCGCCCCGGTCGACGGGCCGGGCCTCGCCATGCCGGCCGGCGCCCCGCAGCAGCCGTCGCCGGCGGCGGGCAGCGCGACTACCGTCCGCCTGCAGAAGGCGCTGTGGGCGAACATCGCCGACCTGCGCCTCGCCGAGGAACGGCGGCGGCGGACGACGAAGATCGCGCTCATCGTGCTGTCAGTGCTCCTCGCCGCGATCGTGACATACGTGCTGATCGTGCAACGCTGAACGGGGCGGCGTCATGACGCCGGCGGGGCTGCGTCAGTAGACGTCCAGCTTCAGCCTCCGCGCCTTCTTCATGTCGCTCAGGTACTCGGCGGCCTGCTCGGGCGTCCGAGCGCCTTGCGTTTCGATCACGTGGAGCAGTTCGCGCTGCACGTCGTTCGCCATCCGCGCCTTGTCGCCGCAGATGAACACGTGCGCCCCTTCCTCGAGCCAGGCGTAGAGATCGCGGGCCGCTTCCCGCATCCGATGCTGCACGTAAATCTTCTGCGGCTGATCGCGGGAGAACGCGAGATCGAGCCGGAGCAGGCCGTGCTCCTGCCAGGCGGTGAACTCCTCCTCGTAGTAGAAGCCCCAGCGGCGCGACTGCTCGCCGAAGAACAGCCAGTTCCGCCCCGGCGCCGCGATGGCGTCGCGTTCCTCCAGGAAGGCGCGAAACGGCGCCACGCCGGTGCCGGGCCCGATCATGATGATCGGCGTCGACGGATCCGCCGGCAGTGCGAAGTGCTTCTGCGCGTCCTGGATGTAGACCGGCGCCGCCGTGCCGAGCGGCCACCGCTCGTTCGCAAACGTGGAGCCGACGCCGAGGCGCAGGCGGCCGCGCACCTCATAGGTCAGCGTCAGCACGAGCAGGTGCGCTTCGCCGGGATGGCGCCGCTGGCTCGACGCGATCGAATAGAGGCGCGGCTGCATCGCACGGAGAAGGCCGAGGAAGTCCTGGGCCGCGAACCGTGACCCGGGCGCGTCGTTCAGCACGTCCAGCACGTCGTGGGAGTTGTCCACCGCCTGCAGGTACTCCTTGAGCTGTTCTTCGTTCCCCTTCTGCAGCAGCTGAGCGAAC
Coding sequences within it:
- a CDS encoding winged helix-turn-helix domain-containing protein, which codes for MPSLRQETYRFGQFELDLSAGELRRNAARVRVQPQPFKLLALLVRRAGALVGREEIRSELWPDGTFVDFDQSVNFAVRQIRDVLGDSAERPLYIETVPRRGYRFIAPVDGPGLAMPAGAPQQPSPAAGSATTVRLQKALWANIADLRLAEERRRRTTKIALIVLSVLLAAIVTYVLIVQR
- a CDS encoding sigma 54-interacting transcriptional regulator, encoding MTLAQMRCADIRSFPHPPFGATADPQPDQAVIDAARSDRCVLLTGAPAQASAVALRIHNLSGWRWGAFVAVDCGSTEAVIERQLFDLLRAGHRSGTPSQPRPRLTQAGTVFLYEVGKLGLSAQIRLRQVLETSEAQPRSERLRQRVMASTSEALLRRVLDGTFDEELFCRLHAIRLAV